GGATCAGATGTCTGAAATGACTTTTTGGACATATAATACATTGAGAGAGAATGACACAGTTCATACCTTTATTGAAACCAGAAGGTGGTGTTGTCTGTATTCTTCAAGAAAAGGTACGGCAAAGCTATTTTTGATCTACCTGGTTTTAAATTTCTTTAACACAATCAGTATTGCTAATTAGATAGCAAACACTGAATAGAGGGATCGCCGCCCTTGACAGTTGATATGGGAACTGCCTTTACTCGATCAGGACAGCAACAAAAACCCACAATGAAggactagttaaaggggttgtctcgcggcagcaagtggggttaagcacttctgtatggccatattaatgcactttgtaatatacacgtgcattaaatatgagccatacagaagttattcacttacctgctccgttgctggcgtcaccgtctccatggtgccgtctaatttcggtttcttttgcttttttagacgcgcttgcgcagatgggtcttctcccttcggcttggctcggcagcagcggcgttttggctccgcccccttgtacgggtcatcacgtagctccgccccatgacgcgtgccgattccagcctcctgattggctggaatcagcacatgtgacggggcggagctacgtgatgacgcgtacaagggggcggagccaaaacgccgctgctgccgagccaagccgaagggagaagacccatctgcgcaagcgcgtctaaaaaagcaagaagacaccgaaattagacggtaccttggcgacggggacgctagcaacggagcaggtaagtgaataacttctgtatggctcatatttaatgcacgtgtatattacaaagtgcattaatatggccatacagaagtgcttaaccccacttgctttcgcgagacaacccctttaaggctttaacACATCTGTCAAACTTTTATGACATATCCTATAGATATGACATAAAAgtttgagatgggaatacccatttaaatcaaATAGACAGTAGTACTACtttccataaatcaatagtacaagggAAGATAAGAAAACTTGTAATATACCTTATTATGGAAAGTGATTCTTGCTCCACTTAAAAGACCGTCTTGCATTCTTCACTCATTCTCAATTCACTGATAAAATCCATCCACAGAGACAGGCCCCTGTGTACAAATTTCATCAGTAAATACAGAGTAGGGGTCCTTTTAGAAACATAGGAAATTGACGATAGAAAAAGactacatggtccatctagtctgcccttatgttACTCGCATTTAAGTTTAGGTTAGCTCTATATGCTTGAATGTATCCCGTGCAAAAGTGCCCAAGTGATCAGtgcaggaggtggggggggggggggggcagaggagtcTGAGAAGTGGTGAAAGGGAGATTTTTCTCTATtcagatatattacaaagtttgttATCTTCACTTTTGAATGATGGAACGTTCTCTATAATGAGAGGTACACTTTTACAGTTTATTTGTAATCTACCAGTTGACTTGTGTCATCATATAACATTGTGCTAAGTGACTGTTTTATATCTTCCTTCTACAGATACCATCCCTACTCTTGATGCTCAATCATATGAGACATACAAAGGTAATTGTATTCCCTATCTGTAACTGTGTTTGTATAAATATTTTATGGTtcgttatatttaaaggggttaattgggcagaaaaaaaattgaatcggCCAATAGTGCTGGAAATACAAAAAGAAGCCATACTCCCTTGAGCTAGTCTTCCGCTACTACCGTTCTGCAGGTGCACGCTCCCTCGCTACTCTGGTTGCAGTGACCAAGTGATGTCATCACGGACAccaaggacatgtgactgctaaaGCCAATCACTAGCTTACTTTGGCCGGtgcatagctgcagcagtcacatgtcccattTGTCAGGACACCATCACTGCTCCAGCCAGAAGTGAGGATCTGCAGGTGACCTGGTTCTGCCGGAACGGGAGCAGAAGCGGGTTGGGTGAAGGGAGTAtgcttcttttttgtttttccagtacTCTGAAcggatttttaaaaacattttatgttGTGCTTGAAAGTGGCTACAGAACAgtttgtgggggtgggggagtattaaaggggttgtcccaaaatTACACGTTAGCTCCTATCCACAGGACttcctgattggtgggagtcttaaCGCTGAGACCCCAACCGACCTCCAGAACAGGACTCCATGTTCTGACATCTCCCTTCGCTTCTCCCCTTGTAGTGACGTcgcagtgaatggagcgctggccgggCATGCATAGTCAGCACTTCATCCATTTCAGTtgagctgacggaaatacccatgTGGGTGCTGCTCGGGTATcttggtagtcccattgaaagtaaatgcactccattcagtcttctcgCTGTGGGGGGAGGACATTGGAGACCCATTCTCGAGATTAGCATGGGTTTCTGCAGTAAGCGCTCAGGCCCATCGAAATGAATGCAGCACCAATAgcgcatgctcagccagcactccattcactgtgatgtTGTTGTGAAAGAAGAAGAGGGCATagaacccctgttctcaggaacATTTgggggtgagacccccaccaatcagcaagctgtttttttttttcctgtgaataGGGGTTAACTTGCATTTTTGGCACAACCCCATTAAATGATACAAGCCTTACATTGATATTAAATGTCTATTTTTGGATAAAGCAATGTAATCCATGATGTCTCTTCCATATGCAGGATTGAGGGTTACATTGACCTATAGTGGAATTGAAGTGGCACAGAAGCTGATTCAAAGTGGAGAATGCAAACTGTCCgctagggctcctatggaaagATCCCTTGGTGGAATGGAACATGTGCTGCTGCCTGCTCCAGGAGAGCAGCTTCCAGCCGAAACACGTAGCAGAACAGAGAGACTTCTCACATTCCTTCAGTCGGGTGTTATGTTGACTAGTAACAGTGAGGGGATCTTTGCTCAACGTCAGAAAGCGTGTTCAGGACGTATTTACTGGACTGGACCTTATTCAGAGTCTCAAGGAGCCATCAACAAACTGGAAAGAGATGCCTTCGTACAACTATTTTACACGCAGAAATTTTTGAAAGGTACGTGTGTGTGACTAGTTAGGACCACTGCTATACCCAATGAGTAattgttttaggcctcatgtccacgggcataactgAATTATGGAATCCGCGTGGGTCACCCACGTGGATTATCCACAGTTCAATATGtccatagactatcattgggcatctgcaggtatttaaatacctgcagattttattattttttccaggTGTGCGGATTGCACGCCGGGCAAAAAacttagcatgctccatttttctgtggacccCGCagggaccgcttccattgaagtcaatggaaatcgTCCAGTCCGCGACACGCCCGCAGCTGACACAGCGGACgtgccgcaggaaagcaggagatttaaaaacagaaaaaaggcaCGGTGCATGTGTGCACGCATCGATCGGCATGCCGagcgcatccgccgtgcagaagaaagaagatccgtctgtgACAGAGGAGACCCGCGCCGCGTCCGGACAGttgagtaaatgtattttttcctCATGTCTGCGGCCACGGCTAGAATCCGCTGCGGCATTCCACACTCGGAATCCGtgcttgcccgtggacatgaggccttaggctctaTTCTGCATGAATCTTTTAGAATGGACAGCTTTTTTCTGCTTTTATTATTATGACTCCACTTTTTCCTTGCATCATTTTAATGATGTGTGATATTTCTTTCAGATGTGGAAACCTACAAAGCAGAAGGAGGCGTACCCCCTGAGTACCATGTCACTTTATGTTTTGGGGAGGAGTTTTCAGAATGTCACCATACTACGGACAAACTTATCACAGCAAAGGTGAGGAAACTTTGCACTTTACTGATACAGCTGCAGCCATCATATCAAGAATAGTATTttgagggtattagtgtatcttgatgccaccaggaagtcctggtggagtcaagtttgacagggggggtgacgcccctgtacctgattggctggagagcGGAGTTGTCTGCCGGGCCGCGCTACTACTGCTGAAAGTCCTTTCCCCTCCAGCGTGGCAGAAGGTGTCACCACGCTGTGTGTAGAAGCACACAGCAGGGTCGCCATGAGGAAGCGCAGAGTGCCGTGAAGAGGCTTTGCATGTGGAGCCACAGGTATCTTGAACATACCGCTTGGCTACAGGAAGGACACAGCGACGGCCTTCCAGAAAGTGACAGAGGACGTCCATCCGCAGCAGCATTACAGAGGCAAGCTACACGTGCTGATATGCGTCCCTGCACTGTACAAGCGCAGCGGTACGTCGGGAGCAGGGAGGGCCAAGCAAAGTAACTCTGCTTTTCCGGGATCGGCCGTGAGGGACTGCTGCTGTGTTCCGCCGGCGTCTGGGACGGAATCCGTGCGGCGGTGGCCGGGCGGAAGGGGTGAGCCGTCGGCTGGCTAGAAGGCATGGCTTTCATGGCGTGCGGGACGGAGCACACACGCTGCATTGATTTGTGGCAGCGGTGCTGGCTTAGGCTGAGGGTTACTATTCTTCTTAGGCTTTAAATTATCACATGTAAATGCTGACATGTTACAGCAGTACCATGGGCACCATTTTATGTAAGCTTAAGAAGAATAGTAAGCCTAAGCCAGCACCGCTGCCACAAATCCATGcacagtgtgctgctaggaccttcatcccttgaccctatcgggagacaggggtgtgacaggggcgttcctcctgtcacacccctagcttccggtggcgtcaagatgcaaTAATACCTATTTTGAGTTTATAAATATCCTTCTTCTACATCCCAATGCAATGTTATTTACCATCAATATATATCTGTTTACATAGGGTGTGCACTGGTGTTTGGTTACATTAGGCAAACTGTAAAATGACTAATCTCTTATTCCTCCTACAGATAGAACAAGTCTTGGCCTCTGAGATGGTGCATCAAGCTACTGAAAGTCTCTGTGTCACTCAAATCTCAGATTCACTTATGCAGAATCCATCTTATCTCATTACTTTGGTGCCAGTAACTACACTGGATAACATTCCTGAGTTCCCATAATGTTGCCATTTCCATAAATTGCATATTATTCAGTACTCCTGTTTAACACCACTGCTATATCTTCTTGTTAAGACCTATCAGACTCTGATAAATGTTTCAATTAGTGTGTTAGCTGTTTATCTGTCTGAAGTCAGGGGAGTTAGGGGATCTGGCAGGGTATGAGTGCCATACGGGGGCAACAAGCCACATTGTTGTGGTCAGGGTAGTTTGATACAGGGGTAGGGCAGCTAACTGGATATTTCCTTGGGGTGAAGGAGAGCCCAACTACACGCCTGgctaaagccataactttttatttcatCTTGAGAAACTGCAGCAacatttttccttaaaggggttatatcaTGAATCCAAGTTAATGAATACAATATAACTTACTGATCCGTGGGTCCTGAGAGTGGGGGTCCCATTTTCactttcctcctcactgcgggcttaTTGCACCCCTTACAACGAGGAAGAGAATGAACGAATCAATTGTCACACAAGCGAGCTGCTATTcactcattttcaatgggactgtggagatagctGATTGGCAAGCTCTcagatatttccatcagccccattgaaatgaacacaGTGCCAACcgcacatgctcagccagcgccATTCACTGTGATGTCACTGGGTGGGAGAAACATCCCTGCAGTgttgagaagagggggacatatgggacccctgttctcagtattgttgggggtctcagcagacccctaccgatcaggaAGTAATCCCGTATATGGATAGGGGATcatttgtaattctggtacaacccctttaaccaaaggACGGAAGTTGGGAAACCAGCGTATTATCTTCTGTATGGTGTCTGCAGCCACTCCTTGTATTTGAATGTGAAATTCAAATATACTGCAGATCTTCAGTATTACAACTATATagctcttactttttttttttaatagaactgGATATTTTTGTTGCACTAGGGCCTCAagtccacaggcgggtcggattctgcatgcgggagcccgcagcggactCCGCCCCTACCCGCGGCTGCTGATCCTGCATACCTGTATCAGCAGGCGCCGTCAgaaatgcacagtacagattttttttttaaatctcctgatttgccgcggaatttgtGGCACGTCTGTAGTGTCAACTGTGGGTGTGctacggatcggacggcttctattgacttcaatgaaagctgtccgtgcgggaacggcagtgaaatggagcatgctgcgatttgttttccgcaccaaaagatctgcaaaacaaatctgcatgctctaattcagatgcggacgcccatgcagcatttacattgaacgattatcgGTCAGATTTGCACAACCTGATGGCACTGGACCTTTGACGCAGACCACTGAACATCCCCTACTCAGCCATAGCCCACCTTTGTATCTCTTTACCTCTCTTTCCAGGAATATGCGATGTTTGTTAGGGAGTATACACATACATCTTTGTTATACAGGATCTTTCGTAGCTCTTAGGTCAATATACGATTAGTTTCATATTAGT
This region of Eleutherodactylus coqui strain aEleCoq1 chromosome 5, aEleCoq1.hap1, whole genome shotgun sequence genomic DNA includes:
- the IRF9 gene encoding interferon regulatory factor 9 isoform X2, with product MASARARTTRRLRPWLVEQIESGKCAGLKWHDEQKTCFKIPWKHAGKQDFRHDEDAAIFKAWAMYKKKYQDGEKADPASWKTRFRCALNKSPEFQELPEESRMDISEPFKVYRLVPPEEQGITPSEKQSRKRKSTTESRSSSSDETDPVEKKPQIVSLEFGGSEVTSSVSPEDSGIGSDTSNTDAPIQVQHIPDFESSSHNIDITNMNTIPTLDAQSYETYKGLRVTLTYSGIEVAQKLIQSGECKLSARAPMERSLGGMEHVLLPAPGEQLPAETRSRTERLLTFLQSGVMLTSNSEGIFAQRQKACSGRIYWTGPYSESQGAINKLERDAFVQLFYTQKFLKDVETYKAEGGVPPEYHVTLCFGEEFSECHHTTDKLITAKIEQVLASEMVHQATESLCVTQISDSLMQNPSYLITLVPVTTLDNIPEFP
- the IRF9 gene encoding interferon regulatory factor 9 isoform X1, producing the protein MFKKKSNQVATIEENKRQMASARARTTRRLRPWLVEQIESGKCAGLKWHDEQKTCFKIPWKHAGKQDFRHDEDAAIFKAWAMYKKKYQDGEKADPASWKTRFRCALNKSPEFQELPEESRMDISEPFKVYRLVPPEEQGITPSEKQSRKRKSTTESRSSSSDETDPVEKKPQIVSLEFGGSEVTSSVSPEDSGIGSDTSNTDAPIQVQHIPDFESSSHNIDITNMNTIPTLDAQSYETYKGLRVTLTYSGIEVAQKLIQSGECKLSARAPMERSLGGMEHVLLPAPGEQLPAETRSRTERLLTFLQSGVMLTSNSEGIFAQRQKACSGRIYWTGPYSESQGAINKLERDAFVQLFYTQKFLKDVETYKAEGGVPPEYHVTLCFGEEFSECHHTTDKLITAKIEQVLASEMVHQATESLCVTQISDSLMQNPSYLITLVPVTTLDNIPEFP